The genomic window GCACCATGCTCCGCCCGTACGGGCCGCGACCGGCGGTGCGCCAGTTGCTGCTGTGGGAAGACGACGACGCGGTGGTGAGTCCCGGATCGCGCTAGCGCAACATCGTCGCCACAATGCCCGCCAAGTAGCCCAACCGAGCCACCTCCGAGGGGCGGAATTGCGGGCCGGGCCGGCCCAGCACCACCGCGGTATGCGGGTCGCGCAGCGGCGCCGCCACCATGGTGGTGTCCATATCGCGCCAGGCCTTCGGCACCCACTCGGCACCACCGTCCAACGTGGCGGCGCGCTCGATCGGCAGCCAGGGCGCGGAATCCGCCCGGGTTTCCGGCGCCCCCGCGCTGACGGCCAGACGCACCAGCTTCCCGTCGTCGCTGCGCACGATCGTGCACCAACTGACCCGCAGCACCTTGGGTGCTTCGTCGGCCAACACTTGCAGTTTGGACTGGTTGTCCGGGGCGGCGGCGACATGGTCGAGCAGTTCGAGTTCGCGGTGCGCTTCCAGCAGTCCGGTATGCGGTCGCACGCTGTCCACCCGCACGCCGGTCAGCGACTCGGCGGCGGTGATCAGCGTGTCGGGCATGGCGCCCGGCGGGAGTTCGATGACCAGGTCGTCGATGGCGTGCCCGCCGCTGCGCTCGACCACGTCCAGCGACAGAATGTCGGCGCCGACCGAGCCCAGCGCGACCGCCAGTGACCCCAAACTGCCTGGTCGGTCGACCAGTTCGATCCGCAACAGATACGACGGCACGGCCAACACTGTTACACAGGGATGCATGCGCTGCACTTTCACCGGGTACGCCCTAGGCCGAACGCGGCGCCACAGTATCCGCGACAGAAACAATTGGGGGGTTCGCAATGACTGAGTGGCCGACGATTCGGTACCCGAGAGAATGACTACTACCCGCATCCAGCCCGACCAGCAGGCGATGGAGCACGCATACCGCGTGGTCAACGCCATCTCTGCGGCCTTCGCGCGCAAGGTCGTCGGACAGGACTATCTCCGCGAGTCGCTGCTGCTGGCAATGCTCACCGGGGGGAACATCCTGCTCGAAGGGGTGCCGGGTCTGGCCAAGACCACCGCCGCCCGGGTGGTCGCAGACGCCATCTCCGGGGGCTTCCAGCGCATCCAGTGCACGCCTGATCTGCTCCCCAGCGACATCATCGGCACCCAGATCTTCGACTCCTCGACCAACACCTTCACCACCCAACTGGGTCCGGTGCACGCCAACATCGTGCTGCTCGACGAGATCAACCGGTCCAGCGCCAAGACGCAAAGCGCGATGCTCGAAGCGATGGAGGAACGCCAGACCACGATCGCCGGACAGGTCTATCGCATCCCGGAACCGTTCCTGGTGATCGCTACGCAGAATCCGGTCGACCAGGAAGGGACCTATCCCTTGTCTGAGGCGCAGACCGACAGGTTCATGCTCAAGGAGGTGCTGCGTTACCCCCGGCCCGAGGACGAGGTCGAAGTGATCGCCCGCATCGACGCCGGGGTGTACGACCGGGACGCCCCGCCACACCCCGTGGTGAGCCTCGACGAAATCGTGCGTCTGCAGAACACCGTGCGCAACGTGCACCTGGACCCGACGTTGATCCGCTACGTCAGTGATCTGGTGCACGTCACGCGTAACGCGGAGCAGTTTCTGCCCTCCGAGTTGGCCCGGCTGGTGGAGTACGGCGCCAGCCCACGAGCCACCATCGCTTTCTGCCAGGCGGCCCGAGCGCTGGCGGTGCTGTCGGGGCGAAACCACGTGATACCCGACGACATCCGCAAGCTCGCGCATCGCGTCCTGCGGCACCGGCTGATCCTGGGCTTCGAGGCGGCCACCGTCAACGTCACCCCCGAAATGGTGATCGACGCTGTGCTGCAAGCGGTTCGAGTTCCCTGAATCATGGGTCGACACCTCAACCACGCCAAGTCCCATTTCGGAACCGACACCCGCCGGTTGCTCGAGGGTGGCCGCTACGCCTTGGTGCACACCAGAAGCCTGGAGCTCAACGATCTACGGCCGTATGTCCCGGGTGACGACGTCCGCGACATCGACTGGAAGGCCTCGGCGCGGTCCGGATCGGTCCTCATCAAGCGCTTCGTGTCCGAGAAGCACCACAAAATCCTGCTGGTGGCAGACTCGGGCCGCAACATGTCGGCACTGGCCGCCAGCGGCGAAGTCAAGCGTGACGTGGCCACCAACGTGATGGGCGCCATCGGGCTCATCGCCATGGGCCGAAGTGACGAAGTGGGCATGGTGTGCGGCGATTCCCGAGGCTCAGTCACGATCCGCAGCCGGCGCAGCGAGACGCACATCGAAAGCCTGCTGGATCGCTTCTACACCAACGCTTCTCGGGATGCGGCCACCAGCGACATCGTCGGACAGCTCGACTTCGTCTCCCGGTCCCACCGCCACCGCCTGTTGCTGGTCGTGGTGTCCGACGAGCCCGACGTCACCCCCGCTTTGGGCGACGTGCTCAAGCGGCTGAGCGGACGACACGAATTGATCTGGCTGATGATCGTCGACATGCCGGCGATCGGGGCGGGAGAGGGCGATCTGGGCGGCTTCGACGTAGCGACCGGACGTTTCGTGCTCGGCGGCTCGGCGCTGGGTCCGCGCGTGATCGCCGCCTACCAGGCGGCCGAGGAGCGCCGGTGCGAGCAACTCGACGCCTTCTTGACCGCACACCGGGTGCGCTTCGCGCGGATCACCGGAAGCGACGAAATCCGGCCCCGGATAGTCGAATTGAGCGAAGCGTACCGCAATGCCGGCTGACGATCTGCTGCACTTCATCGGCGCTCCGGTGCCGTTCTCGTCCTGGTGGCTGGTCCTGGGCATCGTCCTGCTGCTCATCGTCATCGGTTGGTACGCAACAGTATTCGTGTGGACGATGCCGCCGTCGAGACTGCGCAGCATGCCCGTCGTCAAGGGCATCCATGCGCGGGTGAACCGGTTCAGATTCGCCCGCGCCATCCGCAGGATTGAAGCGCAATACCGCGACGGCACCCTGACACCGGCCCAGGCCAGCGCGCGCATCAGCCGCACCCTGCGCAGCTTCCTGGCTGTGGCGACCGGGATCAGGGCTCAATACCTGCACGTCGAGCAACTCGCCGCCGGCCGACTCGCCCCGGTAGCACCCTTGATCGACGGGCTGAACGACGCTCAGTTCAACCCGGAAGCGCACGTCGACGTCATCGCTCTGGGACGCTCGGCCGAGGAGCTGATTTCCTCGTGGAACTGAAGTGGTGGCCGGTGGTCTACGTCGGGCTGCTGTGCCTGGCGGGCGTCGTCGCTGCCGCGGCGCTGGTGCCAATGGCCCGGCTGCGCCGGGTACTTCGACCGCTCGCCCACGTGAACCGACTCACCCGGCTCCCGGAATATGCGCGCGTCTACCGGCTGTACCTGCTCTCGGTGCTGGTGACCGGCGGGTTGCTCGCGGCGACGTTCCTGACCGCCTTGACGGCCAGCGCGCGCCCGACCGGGTTAGCGTCGTCGCAGCAGGCGTTCGATGCCGCCCACCCGGAAGACACCATGCTGTGTGTCGGTCAGCCCGTGAGCGATCCCAGCACGGCCGATTTCCTGCGCTATTACGCCGATTCCGCGCAGCGGTCGCAGCCGCAAGACACCCGCCGGATCGGGCTGACCTCCAGCACCTTGCGGGTCATCCCGGTGACCCGTGACCATAGCTTTGTCGCCGACCGGCTGGGGTCGTTGTCGCGGCTCGCCGGGATAAAGCAGAGCCTCGACACCAGGAAACCGGTGCCGGATGCCGATCGTGCGTTGTTGACCAGCGGGTCCGAAGAATTCTCCCGTCCGGTCAACTATGTGGACTATGCCCCGAGCGTGGCCGACGTGCTGGCGCTGTGTATGACGGGTTTTCCCTCCTACCAGGCCGAAACCGGGCACCGGCGGCAGTTGATCTACTTCGGCCACAGCACCTTTCGCGATCCCGCTGATCGGCGTCCGTCCCTGTTCACCTCCGAAAGCCTGCAGCGGCTGGCCGTGCAGCAGGGTGTGCAGGTCAACGTCGTCGTCCGTTCAGACATCGCCGCCTCGTCCACCGAAGACACCGACGCGTTACGGGCCACCGCGCAGGCCTGCGGCGGCAGGTTCTTCCTCTACAACCCGGCGGGCACCAGCGACTCGACGCTGAGCCACCACCTCGACGAGATCGAGGCCAATGCGCCCGGCGCACAGTTGCCCGGGGGCAAAGTCATCACCAGCCAGTCGGCGGACTCACCGGAGATCCTGCTGATCGCCAGTGTGGTGGTCGCCGCGCTGCTGTCCATCTCGCTGGCGGTGCTGCGGCGATGACCTGTTACCCGGTGCTGCCTGCGCTGTGGATCGTGATCCTCAGCGCGGTGCTGGTCTTGATCCGGATCGCGGCCTTGTACCGACTCTTGCTGCGCGCCGGCGCGGGCCGGATCGGGCCGGTGCTGTTGCGGTGGAGCGGCATGACACTGGCGGTCATCCTGCTGGTCATCGCCGCCTGCCGCCCCGGCTTCGACAGCGATCCTGCCGGTGGGTCTCCCGATTCGGGGCCCACCGACCAGGCCGCGGCCAACCTGAACGTGTTCTTGGTCGTCGACCGTTCGGTGAATTCCCGCGTGGAAGACTTCGGTGACGGTAAATCGCGGATGGCGGGCATGCGCGCGGACCTCGGCGCGCTGATCGACCACTATCCGCGCGCCCGGTTCGCGCTGATCTCGTTTGCGGGCAACGCCACAATGGATTGGCCGCTGTCCGACGACGCGGCCAGCCTG from Mycobacterium kubicae includes these protein-coding regions:
- a CDS encoding amino acid-binding protein; amino-acid sequence: MPSYLLRIELVDRPGSLGSLAVALGSVGADILSLDVVERSGGHAIDDLVIELPPGAMPDTLITAAESLTGVRVDSVRPHTGLLEAHRELELLDHVAAAPDNQSKLQVLADEAPKVLRVSWCTIVRSDDGKLVRLAVSAGAPETRADSAPWLPIERAATLDGGAEWVPKAWRDMDTTMVAAPLRDPHTAVVLGRPGPQFRPSEVARLGYLAGIVATMLR
- a CDS encoding AAA family ATPase; amino-acid sequence: MTTTRIQPDQQAMEHAYRVVNAISAAFARKVVGQDYLRESLLLAMLTGGNILLEGVPGLAKTTAARVVADAISGGFQRIQCTPDLLPSDIIGTQIFDSSTNTFTTQLGPVHANIVLLDEINRSSAKTQSAMLEAMEERQTTIAGQVYRIPEPFLVIATQNPVDQEGTYPLSEAQTDRFMLKEVLRYPRPEDEVEVIARIDAGVYDRDAPPHPVVSLDEIVRLQNTVRNVHLDPTLIRYVSDLVHVTRNAEQFLPSELARLVEYGASPRATIAFCQAARALAVLSGRNHVIPDDIRKLAHRVLRHRLILGFEAATVNVTPEMVIDAVLQAVRVP
- a CDS encoding DUF58 domain-containing protein; its protein translation is MGRHLNHAKSHFGTDTRRLLEGGRYALVHTRSLELNDLRPYVPGDDVRDIDWKASARSGSVLIKRFVSEKHHKILLVADSGRNMSALAASGEVKRDVATNVMGAIGLIAMGRSDEVGMVCGDSRGSVTIRSRRSETHIESLLDRFYTNASRDAATSDIVGQLDFVSRSHRHRLLLVVVSDEPDVTPALGDVLKRLSGRHELIWLMIVDMPAIGAGEGDLGGFDVATGRFVLGGSALGPRVIAAYQAAEERRCEQLDAFLTAHRVRFARITGSDEIRPRIVELSEAYRNAG